From the genome of Proteus vulgaris, one region includes:
- a CDS encoding dihydrodipicolinate synthase family protein, with amino-acid sequence MSQQKYVGVWPVMLTPFDAKGEIDWASLERLVDWYIDSGVHGLFAACQSSEMFYLSDEETQALTRFIVEKADGRVPVVASGHTATALSQQKEQLQAMAGTGVDGVIMISNRLALIGESDDKALETLQVLTNVVPKEIDLGIYECPHPYKRLLSEEIVEWCAQSNRFTFIKDTCCSLPMIERRLALSKGTRLHLANANSQTLLASFQAGCQAYSGVMANFHPELYVWLYENWKDKPEQAAVLADYLSTAAMTETLDYPACAKYHQRLIGNFSTLVCRSRNSSQFENSFFPSAVNSMTALGENMKKWLSLD; translated from the coding sequence ATGAGCCAGCAAAAATACGTCGGTGTTTGGCCTGTTATGCTAACCCCTTTTGATGCCAAAGGGGAGATTGATTGGGCGTCGTTAGAGCGCCTTGTAGACTGGTATATCGATTCTGGTGTACATGGACTCTTTGCCGCCTGCCAATCAAGCGAAATGTTTTATTTAAGTGATGAGGAAACTCAAGCGCTTACCCGCTTTATCGTTGAAAAAGCAGATGGAAGAGTACCTGTAGTAGCTTCTGGTCATACTGCAACCGCATTAAGTCAGCAAAAAGAACAATTGCAGGCAATGGCGGGTACCGGTGTCGATGGCGTCATTATGATCAGTAATCGCTTAGCGCTTATTGGTGAGTCAGATGATAAAGCGCTGGAAACACTACAGGTCTTAACCAATGTGGTGCCAAAAGAGATTGATTTGGGCATTTATGAATGTCCTCATCCTTACAAACGCCTGTTATCTGAAGAGATTGTAGAGTGGTGTGCGCAAAGTAATCGCTTTACCTTTATCAAAGATACGTGTTGTTCTCTACCAATGATAGAGCGTCGTTTGGCATTATCAAAAGGAACTCGCTTGCACTTAGCCAATGCGAACAGTCAAACGTTATTAGCATCATTCCAAGCGGGATGTCAGGCATATAGCGGTGTTATGGCCAACTTCCATCCAGAGCTTTATGTTTGGCTTTATGAAAATTGGAAGGATAAACCTGAGCAGGCTGCCGTATTAGCTGATTATTTATCAACAGCAGCGATGACCGAAACACTGGATTATCCAGCATGCGCTAAATATCATCAGCGCCTGATTGGTAACTTCAGCACTCTGGTCTGCCGTTCCCGTAATAGCAGTCAGTTTGAAAACTCATTTTTCCCTTCTGCCGTCAATAGCATGACTGCATTAGGTGAAAACATGAAAAAATGGCTTTCGTTAGATTAA
- a CDS encoding tripartite tricarboxylate transporter permease, with amino-acid sequence MEILDAFMIVFSLETFTVLLLGVFAGIVIGALPGLTVNMGIALLLPLTYSFQGMTGILLLLGMYCGAVYGGSITAILISTPGTPASAATVLDGYPMAKRGEAGRALGLSTMGSMFGGIFSTIALIVIAPQLAKVAIGFSAAEYFALAVFGISIITSVSSQSIIKGLMGGAIGLAIATVGLDPMTSGMRFTFDTVYLMGGISFIPILVGLFAFSQGLISFEEDYRERRQKNPEGKVSARIHRVLPTWLDFKRVLPTYLRSSAIGTGVGVIPGVGGDISSFISYNEAKRWSKHPEEFGHGSPEGVSAPEAGANAVTGGCMVPLMTLGIPGDGATAIIMGAFMVQGLALGPQLFTDNPVEVNSIFIGLMVANILMGILGFLCMKLFVRVMDVPRRVLVPIIFVLCSIGAYSVNHDIRDVFIMMGTGLLAYILIKLDFSMSPIVIGIILGPMAESNLRRALTMSQGDLSILYTRPITATFLGIAILTLILPIIGPSLKAMWKKCRAKPAQ; translated from the coding sequence ATGGAAATATTAGATGCATTTATGATTGTTTTCAGTTTGGAAACATTCACAGTACTACTGTTAGGGGTATTCGCAGGTATTGTTATCGGTGCATTACCTGGCTTAACAGTCAATATGGGAATTGCATTGCTACTCCCATTAACATACTCCTTCCAAGGAATGACAGGGATATTATTGTTATTAGGAATGTATTGTGGTGCCGTTTATGGTGGCTCCATTACTGCGATACTGATTAGTACGCCGGGTACTCCCGCTTCTGCTGCAACGGTGTTGGATGGTTATCCAATGGCGAAAAGAGGTGAAGCAGGGCGAGCACTGGGTTTATCCACCATGGGTTCTATGTTTGGGGGGATATTTAGTACGATTGCTCTGATTGTAATTGCACCTCAGTTGGCTAAAGTTGCAATAGGTTTCTCTGCCGCTGAGTATTTTGCACTCGCTGTATTTGGCATAAGTATTATTACCAGTGTATCATCGCAATCGATTATCAAAGGATTAATGGGCGGTGCAATTGGGTTAGCTATCGCAACAGTTGGTCTTGATCCGATGACATCGGGTATGCGATTTACTTTTGATACTGTGTACTTAATGGGCGGGATCTCCTTTATTCCGATCCTCGTTGGTTTGTTTGCTTTCTCTCAAGGTTTAATTAGCTTTGAAGAAGATTACCGTGAACGCCGTCAAAAGAACCCAGAAGGAAAAGTGAGTGCGCGTATTCACCGTGTATTACCAACATGGTTAGATTTTAAACGCGTATTACCGACGTACTTACGTTCATCAGCGATTGGTACTGGTGTGGGCGTTATTCCTGGTGTGGGTGGCGATATCTCTTCATTTATTTCTTATAATGAAGCGAAGCGTTGGTCAAAACACCCTGAAGAGTTCGGCCATGGTTCACCAGAAGGCGTTTCTGCGCCAGAAGCGGGTGCTAACGCAGTAACGGGTGGGTGTATGGTGCCATTAATGACCTTAGGTATTCCGGGTGATGGTGCGACTGCCATTATTATGGGTGCGTTTATGGTGCAAGGGTTGGCATTAGGACCTCAGCTCTTTACGGATAACCCCGTTGAAGTCAACAGCATTTTTATTGGCTTAATGGTTGCGAATATTTTAATGGGCATTTTAGGTTTCTTATGTATGAAACTTTTTGTCCGAGTGATGGATGTACCTCGTCGCGTATTAGTTCCTATCATCTTTGTATTGTGTAGCATTGGGGCTTATTCTGTTAACCACGATATTCGCGATGTGTTTATCATGATGGGAACGGGGCTTCTTGCTTATATATTGATTAAGCTAGATTTCTCCATGTCACCAATAGTCATTGGTATCATTTTAGGGCCAATGGCGGAATCTAACTTACGTCGAGCATTAACAATGTCTCAAGGTGATTTATCGATTCTGTATACACGCCCGATTACAGCGACATTCTTAGGTATTGCGATATTGACGTTGATCCTACCGATTATTGGACCTTCGTTAAAAGCAATGTGGAAGAAATGCCGAGCTAAACCTGCTCAGTAA
- a CDS encoding tripartite tricarboxylate transporter TctB family protein produces the protein MTKSNTIIGAISVVFGLLIIYLSRDMSIFDEYGVPGERFWPYGLAILFILLGIFQWISVIIDKAKHVHRSVDLSSTAVKRAYGLGFLLIFYAVGLYFLGFIISSLLLIPIIMWLMNERKKISLIVVPIAIVVMSYLFFELLFNSPLPIPVFLE, from the coding sequence ATGACAAAAAGTAATACCATCATCGGTGCGATTTCAGTAGTTTTTGGGCTACTTATTATCTACCTCTCCCGTGATATGAGCATATTTGACGAGTATGGTGTACCTGGGGAGCGTTTTTGGCCCTATGGTTTAGCTATCTTGTTTATTTTACTGGGGATTTTTCAGTGGATCAGTGTAATTATAGATAAAGCAAAACACGTCCACCGCTCTGTTGATTTAAGTTCGACGGCTGTTAAACGGGCTTATGGTTTAGGATTTTTATTAATATTCTACGCAGTAGGCTTATATTTCTTAGGATTCATTATTTCATCATTGCTCCTTATCCCAATCATTATGTGGTTGATGAATGAACGCAAAAAGATCTCACTTATCGTGGTTCCTATTGCGATTGTGGTGATGTCGTATCTTTTCTTTGAACTCCTGTTCAATTCACCTCTACCAATCCCTGTTTTTCTTGAGTAA
- a CDS encoding tripartite tricarboxylate transporter substrate binding protein yields the protein MKKSLLAALAITMTLGMGNAVAQQLTYPTKNIDVVIPKNPGGGTDTSARTIAEFAKDIMPAGRIFVPINKPTGNGLTGLIEVANARPDGTKLVMTTVELAMFPHQGKSPVTYKDFTPIATTIADPVVLVVNANSPYKTLQDFVDGAKANPGKLKIGNSGMGAIFHLAGVNIERTTGTKFNHIPYNEGTGPSIAALLGDHIDGVLTTPGAVKSHVDGGLLRVLGVMDERRFPLIPEVPTFKEALKLDTNVKMRAWAVLATTAGVPDNVKNELVGAFSEVVQKPAYQEALKKQGIMPVFITGDDAYQMMKEDHEMYAELIAATLKK from the coding sequence ATGAAAAAGAGTCTACTCGCAGCGTTGGCGATTACGATGACACTGGGCATGGGGAATGCAGTTGCCCAACAGTTAACGTATCCTACAAAAAATATTGATGTTGTCATCCCGAAAAATCCGGGCGGAGGTACTGATACTTCTGCACGTACTATTGCAGAATTTGCTAAAGATATCATGCCTGCTGGTCGTATTTTTGTTCCTATCAACAAACCAACAGGTAATGGTTTAACAGGTCTGATTGAAGTCGCTAATGCGCGTCCAGATGGCACAAAATTAGTCATGACAACAGTTGAATTGGCAATGTTCCCTCACCAAGGGAAATCGCCAGTGACTTATAAAGACTTTACTCCGATTGCCACGACTATTGCAGATCCTGTTGTATTAGTCGTCAATGCTAATTCACCTTATAAAACACTACAAGATTTTGTGGATGGTGCAAAAGCGAACCCAGGAAAATTGAAAATTGGTAACTCCGGTATGGGCGCTATTTTCCATCTTGCAGGTGTGAATATTGAACGTACTACAGGAACTAAATTTAACCATATTCCTTATAACGAAGGTACAGGTCCCTCAATTGCAGCTTTATTAGGTGATCATATTGATGGCGTATTAACTACACCCGGCGCAGTAAAATCACACGTTGATGGTGGCTTATTACGTGTTCTGGGTGTGATGGACGAACGTCGTTTCCCTCTTATTCCAGAAGTACCAACATTCAAAGAAGCACTGAAGTTAGATACCAATGTGAAAATGCGTGCTTGGGCTGTATTAGCAACAACAGCGGGTGTACCTGATAACGTGAAAAATGAGTTAGTTGGTGCATTTTCTGAAGTAGTGCAAAAACCAGCTTACCAAGAAGCGTTGAAAAAACAAGGTATTATGCCTGTGTTTATCACAGGTGATGATGCTTACCAAATGATGAAAGAAGACCACGAAATGTACGCTGAGCTCATCGCGGCGACACTGAAGAAATAA
- a CDS encoding sialidase family protein, producing the protein MPFVMKETQFVLDNAHSLFNHCHASTIVRVPNSERLLTAFFAGDKEGSGNTAIWLAIKEGDHWQHAQPVVKNPGVAHWNPVLHVDPSTGNIWLFYKTGPDVHSWTTQYVISKDGGNSWSLPSELVSGDVAPRGPVKNKVLVMSNGEWLAPGSVEDDQFWDAFVDISSDNGQHWLRVDIPIEHHKGGQTEHEIWQGLKDDALWETDLQRVFQWDGVIQPTLWESQPGHVHAMMRSTRGTIYRSDSTDYGRSWCPAYATILPNNNSGIDVVSFADGQLALVYNPNSGNWSRRYPISVSLSSDNGSTWSEPFDLLDGEGEFSYPAIIAENNTLHVTFTWNRKNIVYQQLMATQ; encoded by the coding sequence ATGCCTTTCGTGATGAAGGAAACTCAGTTTGTGCTTGATAACGCACATTCACTTTTTAATCACTGCCATGCTTCAACGATTGTGCGTGTGCCTAACTCTGAGCGTTTGTTAACCGCTTTTTTCGCTGGTGATAAAGAAGGTAGCGGTAATACCGCTATCTGGCTGGCGATAAAAGAGGGCGATCATTGGCAGCACGCTCAACCTGTTGTTAAAAATCCGGGTGTTGCGCACTGGAATCCAGTTTTACATGTTGACCCATCAACAGGTAATATCTGGCTGTTTTATAAAACGGGTCCCGACGTACATAGTTGGACGACCCAATACGTTATCTCGAAGGATGGCGGAAACAGCTGGAGTTTACCGAGTGAATTGGTTTCTGGTGATGTAGCACCTAGAGGTCCTGTGAAGAACAAAGTATTAGTGATGTCGAATGGCGAGTGGTTGGCACCAGGATCGGTTGAGGATGACCAGTTCTGGGATGCGTTTGTCGATATATCAAGTGACAATGGTCAACACTGGTTGCGAGTGGATATTCCGATTGAACACCATAAAGGTGGGCAAACGGAACATGAAATCTGGCAGGGTTTAAAGGACGATGCCTTATGGGAGACTGATCTACAACGCGTTTTTCAATGGGATGGCGTGATACAGCCAACACTATGGGAATCCCAGCCTGGGCATGTGCATGCCATGATGCGGAGTACGCGCGGTACTATTTATCGTAGCGATTCAACGGATTATGGGCGCAGTTGGTGTCCGGCTTATGCAACAATATTACCAAATAATAATAGCGGCATTGATGTCGTCTCCTTCGCAGATGGTCAACTGGCATTGGTGTATAACCCGAATTCAGGTAACTGGAGCCGTCGTTATCCCATCTCTGTCAGTCTTTCATCCGATAATGGCAGTACTTGGTCTGAACCATTCGATTTACTCGATGGGGAAGGCGAATTTTCATATCCGGCTATTATTGCTGAAAACAATACCCTACACGTGACCTTTACTTGGAATCGAAAAAACATTGTTTATCAGCAGTTAATGGCTACTCAATAA